In one Tessaracoccus palaemonis genomic region, the following are encoded:
- a CDS encoding plasmid pRiA4b ORF-3 family protein → MAAQGFDAAEIRKFIDHIRTSTMSVQPGDWFDTGGLDNIWRRPEPQLLPIPATVRGFRIRIDLQRTKPPVWRRIEVPGDILLPRLHEVIQAAMGWTDSHLHRFRTSNDRNPPEFLTQFDLDEGDEGMLEDDVRLDQVLSAEGDRLWYDYDFGDDWKHVLRVEKVLDGPSPAPTCVGGKLACPPEDCGGIWGYGELADWVRSDYDDALRPEVFDSTAEGRAWLPDGWHPDAFDMDETNELITAVTAEPIPVVEELASLLELSLNRGARGLRSALAHPSASGATDVDADDAAVLTEPFRVLLDVVGEGAALTGAGYLKPVVVEQIAHRTGITGWWIGKANREDLTWPVWELRATARALGLVSVRKGRIAPTRTIAARRDDPQAILRHITGRLPLGTTRAERHAGWMALAVVAKETPAELWEASISELLSGLGWCDRDDPYRAPSSDSPTLDALRLLAGATRANWRPTGVNPAVAAIARTVIRA, encoded by the coding sequence ATGGCGGCTCAGGGCTTCGACGCGGCGGAGATTCGTAAGTTCATCGACCACATCCGCACGAGCACGATGTCGGTTCAGCCTGGTGATTGGTTCGACACGGGAGGCCTGGACAACATCTGGCGTCGTCCCGAGCCGCAGCTCCTCCCTATCCCCGCAACGGTGCGAGGTTTCCGCATCCGTATCGACCTGCAGCGTACGAAGCCGCCGGTGTGGCGACGGATAGAGGTCCCCGGCGACATCCTCCTCCCCCGGTTGCACGAGGTGATCCAGGCGGCGATGGGATGGACCGACAGCCACCTGCACCGCTTCCGCACGAGCAACGACCGAAACCCTCCCGAGTTCCTCACCCAGTTCGACCTCGATGAGGGTGACGAGGGGATGCTCGAAGACGACGTGCGTCTCGATCAGGTCCTCTCTGCCGAGGGTGATCGGCTCTGGTACGACTACGACTTCGGCGATGACTGGAAACACGTGCTCCGCGTCGAGAAGGTGCTCGACGGCCCTTCTCCGGCTCCGACGTGCGTCGGCGGGAAGCTCGCCTGCCCGCCGGAGGACTGCGGCGGCATCTGGGGCTACGGCGAGCTCGCTGACTGGGTGCGCAGCGACTACGACGACGCACTCCGCCCCGAGGTGTTCGACAGCACTGCGGAAGGTCGCGCCTGGCTGCCCGACGGCTGGCATCCCGACGCCTTCGACATGGATGAGACGAACGAACTCATCACCGCCGTGACCGCCGAACCGATCCCGGTCGTCGAGGAGCTCGCGTCGCTGCTCGAACTGTCACTCAACCGCGGCGCGCGCGGCCTGCGCAGCGCTCTCGCGCATCCCTCCGCTTCCGGTGCCACTGATGTCGACGCAGACGATGCTGCCGTTCTCACCGAACCGTTCCGTGTGCTCCTCGACGTCGTCGGGGAGGGCGCGGCCCTCACCGGCGCCGGGTATCTGAAGCCCGTCGTCGTCGAACAGATCGCACATCGCACGGGCATCACCGGATGGTGGATCGGCAAGGCCAACCGCGAGGACCTCACCTGGCCCGTCTGGGAGCTCCGCGCCACAGCACGAGCACTGGGACTCGTCTCGGTGCGAAAAGGCCGCATCGCTCCGACTCGGACGATAGCGGCACGCCGGGACGATCCGCAGGCGATCCTGCGCCACATCACCGGCCGACTCCCACTCGGAACAACCCGCGCCGAGCGACATGCCGGATGGATGGCGCTCGCCGTCGTCGCGAAAGAGACACCCGCTGAGCTGTGGGAAGCAAGCATCAGCGAGCTCCTGTCCGGCCTCGGCTGGTGCGACCGTGACGATCCCTACCGCGCGCCCTCATCCGACAGCCCAACGCTCGACGCGCTCCGCCTCCTTGCGGGCGCGACGCGCGCGAACTGGCGACCCACGGGGGTGAACCCGGCTGTCGCAGCGATCGCCCGGACCGTCATCCGGGCTTGA
- a CDS encoding ABC transporter ATP-binding protein, which translates to MSEPFLQVNDLTVHFPTDDGVVRAVDGLSFTLRKGETLGIVGESGSGKSVTSLAIMGLHRGTRAEVSGSVMLDGTDLLAIGDEELRRLRGRKLAMIFQDPLSAMHPYYTVGKQLTEAIRVHEKVSRKAARATVVDMLGRVGIPNPSRRFDQYPHEFSGGMRQRAMIAMALINNPELLIADEPTTALDVTVQAQILDLMRDLQQEFGSAIIMITHDLGVVAEIADDVMVMYGGKAVEYAEVDDLFHQPDHPYTWGLLTSMPRLDRAKSERLLPVVGNPPSLINVPPGCAFNPRCAFTEFGSRPCDVAVPELAESYPKHDSRCHIPVPLRAELFAEQIAPRL; encoded by the coding sequence ATGAGCGAACCGTTCCTGCAGGTCAACGATCTGACCGTGCACTTCCCGACCGATGACGGCGTCGTCCGCGCCGTCGACGGCCTCAGCTTCACGCTGCGCAAGGGCGAGACGCTGGGCATCGTCGGCGAGTCGGGGTCCGGGAAGTCGGTCACCTCGCTCGCGATCATGGGTCTGCACCGCGGCACCCGCGCCGAGGTCAGCGGCTCCGTGATGCTCGACGGCACCGACCTGCTGGCCATCGGCGACGAAGAACTCCGCCGACTCCGCGGCCGCAAGCTCGCGATGATCTTCCAGGATCCGCTCTCGGCGATGCACCCGTACTACACGGTCGGAAAGCAGCTCACCGAGGCCATCCGCGTCCACGAGAAGGTGTCGAGGAAGGCTGCCCGCGCCACCGTCGTCGACATGCTCGGCCGCGTCGGCATCCCGAACCCGTCGCGCCGCTTCGACCAGTACCCGCACGAGTTCTCCGGCGGCATGAGGCAGCGGGCCATGATCGCCATGGCGCTGATCAACAACCCCGAGCTGCTGATCGCCGACGAGCCGACCACCGCGCTCGACGTCACCGTCCAGGCCCAGATCCTCGACCTGATGCGCGACCTCCAGCAGGAGTTCGGCTCTGCCATCATCATGATCACGCACGACCTCGGAGTCGTCGCCGAGATCGCCGACGACGTCATGGTCATGTACGGCGGCAAGGCCGTGGAGTACGCCGAGGTCGACGACCTCTTCCACCAGCCCGACCACCCCTACACCTGGGGCCTGCTGACCTCCATGCCGCGGCTCGACCGGGCGAAGTCGGAGCGGCTGCTGCCGGTCGTCGGCAACCCGCCGTCGCTGATCAACGTGCCGCCGGGCTGCGCCTTCAATCCGCGCTGCGCATTCACCGAGTTCGGCTCGCGTCCCTGCGACGTGGCCGTGCCCGAGCTGGCCGAGTCGTACCCGAAGCACGACTCGCGCTGCCACATCCCGGTGCCCCTGCGCGCCGAGCTCTTCGCCGAGCAGATCGCCCCGAGGCTGTAG
- a CDS encoding ABC transporter substrate-binding protein, with product MRRSKIAAVAALMAVGLVSACGSTTSSESPSGAAAAEAEPTAGGTLNLLIGTATEHWDPQRTYVGTAIEFGNRAFARTLTTWSAVDSNTEQATLVADAATDTGTVSDDGKTWTFTLKDGIKWEDGKDVTCEDYKYGISRTYAVDVITGGPNYAIQFLDIPKNDDGSSQYAGPYSGEGQDLYDKAVSCDDNVITFKLNQPVMDFNSTITMTAFGAFREDKDQGDKSNYQIFSNGPYKLDGTWSPNSGGTFVRNEYWDASTDEVRKAYPDQIAWDESLTQEVVYERLIADQGDDKNAISFDQAPVTALANTTSASDRTDIVASPYTRYLVPNFKSKVMSDEVAREALALSADRSAYVTASGGEEVANPTNSLINPALPAFPDTPLLAGESGDPAAAKKLLEDAGYTLPVSINVAYRKNDTMDKIFAGLKEGWDAAGFETNLIGIPAEQYYGTLQSPDSADKYDVYWAGWGADYPSASTVIPQLLDSRSQISEGGPGQDYGYFDNDEFNAGIDKAYAIADATEREAAWAALDTDAVTKYYAVIPMIVDQFVFVRGSNVQGAYVNGTFTGYYDIATVSVKS from the coding sequence ATGAGGCGTAGCAAGATCGCCGCGGTCGCGGCACTGATGGCCGTAGGCCTGGTCTCGGCCTGCGGGTCCACCACGTCTTCGGAAAGCCCCTCCGGCGCGGCGGCAGCCGAGGCGGAACCCACCGCGGGCGGCACCCTGAACCTGCTGATCGGCACTGCCACCGAACACTGGGACCCTCAGCGCACCTACGTGGGCACCGCCATCGAGTTCGGCAACCGCGCCTTCGCACGCACGCTGACCACCTGGTCCGCCGTCGACTCAAACACGGAGCAGGCGACGCTGGTCGCCGACGCCGCGACCGACACCGGCACCGTGAGTGACGACGGCAAGACCTGGACGTTCACGCTCAAGGACGGCATCAAGTGGGAGGACGGCAAGGACGTCACCTGCGAGGACTACAAGTACGGCATCTCCCGCACCTATGCCGTCGACGTCATCACCGGCGGCCCCAACTACGCCATCCAGTTCCTGGACATCCCCAAGAATGACGACGGCTCGTCGCAGTACGCCGGCCCCTACAGCGGTGAGGGCCAGGACCTCTACGACAAGGCCGTCAGCTGCGACGACAACGTCATCACGTTCAAGCTGAACCAGCCCGTCATGGACTTCAACAGCACCATCACGATGACGGCCTTCGGCGCCTTCCGGGAGGACAAGGACCAGGGCGACAAGTCGAACTACCAGATCTTCTCCAACGGCCCCTACAAGCTCGACGGCACCTGGTCGCCGAACAGCGGCGGCACCTTCGTGCGCAACGAGTACTGGGACGCCTCCACCGATGAGGTCCGCAAGGCCTACCCCGACCAGATCGCCTGGGACGAGTCTCTGACCCAGGAGGTCGTCTACGAGCGCCTGATCGCCGACCAGGGCGACGACAAGAACGCCATCTCGTTCGACCAGGCCCCCGTCACCGCGCTCGCGAACACCACGTCGGCCTCGGACCGAACCGACATCGTCGCCTCGCCCTACACGCGCTACCTCGTGCCGAACTTCAAGTCGAAGGTCATGAGCGACGAGGTGGCCCGCGAGGCCCTCGCGCTCTCCGCCGACCGCTCGGCCTACGTCACGGCCAGTGGCGGTGAGGAGGTCGCCAACCCGACCAACTCGCTGATCAACCCCGCGCTCCCGGCCTTCCCGGACACCCCGCTGCTCGCCGGTGAGTCCGGCGATCCGGCCGCCGCGAAGAAGCTCCTCGAGGACGCCGGCTACACCCTGCCGGTGTCGATCAACGTGGCGTACCGCAAGAACGACACGATGGACAAGATCTTCGCGGGCCTCAAGGAGGGTTGGGACGCCGCCGGCTTCGAGACCAACCTGATCGGCATTCCCGCCGAGCAGTACTACGGCACGCTGCAGTCCCCGGACTCGGCCGACAAGTACGACGTCTACTGGGCCGGCTGGGGCGCGGACTACCCGTCGGCGTCCACTGTCATCCCGCAGCTCCTCGACAGCCGCTCGCAGATCAGCGAGGGTGGCCCCGGCCAGGACTACGGCTACTTCGACAACGACGAGTTCAACGCCGGCATCGACAAGGCCTACGCCATCGCCGACGCCACCGAGCGTGAGGCTGCCTGGGCCGCGCTCGACACCGACGCCGTCACGAAGTACTACGCAGTGATCCCGATGATCGTCGACCAGTTCGTCTTCGTGCGTGGCAGCAACGTGCAGGGTGCCTACGTCAACGGCACCTTCACCGGCTACTACGACATCGCGACCGTCTCGGTCAAGAGCTGA
- a CDS encoding DUF3090 family protein: MFWEFKRPDRCVVGTVGQPGSRLFLIQVAQGNELAAVALEKQQTLLLSMRVTEVLDQLSELGHDVPPAHQPFDMGPLDAPLEVNFRASAIGLAWDQETERLVLELISVELDEDSGDSSLLQIRMTPAMAREFAARAQVFVASGRPACPACGQPLDPGGHICPRANGYRGPLFP; this comes from the coding sequence ATGTTCTGGGAGTTCAAGCGACCCGACCGCTGCGTGGTCGGCACCGTGGGCCAGCCGGGGAGCCGGCTGTTCCTCATCCAGGTCGCGCAGGGCAACGAACTGGCAGCCGTGGCGCTGGAGAAGCAGCAGACTCTGCTGCTCAGCATGCGCGTCACCGAGGTCCTCGACCAGCTGAGCGAACTGGGGCACGATGTGCCGCCCGCGCATCAGCCCTTCGACATGGGCCCCCTCGACGCGCCCCTCGAGGTCAACTTCCGGGCGTCGGCCATCGGGCTGGCCTGGGACCAGGAGACCGAGCGGCTCGTCCTCGAACTCATCTCGGTCGAACTCGACGAGGACTCCGGCGACAGCTCGCTCCTCCAGATCCGCATGACCCCTGCGATGGCGCGCGAGTTCGCGGCCAGGGCGCAGGTCTTCGTCGCGTCCGGCAGGCCCGCCTGCCCGGCCTGCGGTCAGCCCCTCGACCCGGGCGGTCACATCTGCCCGCGGGCGAACGGGTACCGGGGCCCGTTGTTCCCGTGA
- a CDS encoding aldo/keto reductase, whose protein sequence is MLTRPLGSSGLQVSALGLGTMAWGRDVEWPVARDMLTEFVAAGGNLVDTAPAYGAGVAEKMIGKAIAAGLPRESLVIASKAGFVVRGGHRVIDTSRGALLDDLAASLARLRTDHVDLWQVHAWGDAPIEETLSALDTAVARGMARYVGVSNFVGWQSATAATWQEADRSRTKLSSVQVEYSLLARRAEVEVIGSARHHGMGVLAWSSLGRGVLTGKYRGNRLPGGSRGASEHFGWFVEPYLQPRSAAIVDAVAHAAQGLGLTPSQVAMLWVRDAPQVASALIGPRTVDQLAELLETDGKELVAPIVSALDDISGGPNAYR, encoded by the coding sequence ATGCTGACACGACCGCTGGGATCATCCGGGCTGCAGGTGTCGGCCCTCGGGCTTGGCACCATGGCCTGGGGCCGCGACGTCGAGTGGCCCGTCGCGCGCGACATGCTCACCGAGTTCGTGGCCGCCGGCGGCAACCTCGTCGACACGGCGCCTGCGTATGGGGCCGGTGTCGCGGAGAAGATGATCGGCAAGGCGATCGCGGCCGGCCTGCCCCGCGAGTCGCTGGTGATCGCGTCGAAGGCGGGGTTCGTCGTGCGCGGCGGTCACCGCGTGATCGACACCTCTCGCGGTGCGCTGCTCGATGACCTGGCGGCATCCCTGGCGCGGCTGCGGACCGACCACGTGGACCTGTGGCAGGTGCACGCCTGGGGCGACGCTCCCATCGAGGAGACGCTCTCGGCGCTCGACACCGCCGTCGCCCGGGGCATGGCCCGCTACGTCGGCGTGTCGAACTTCGTCGGCTGGCAGAGCGCCACCGCCGCCACCTGGCAGGAGGCGGACCGCTCCCGCACGAAGCTCAGCAGCGTGCAGGTCGAGTACTCGCTCCTGGCCCGCCGGGCGGAGGTCGAGGTCATCGGCTCGGCCCGCCACCACGGGATGGGCGTGCTCGCCTGGTCGTCGCTGGGCCGCGGCGTGCTGACCGGCAAGTACCGGGGGAACCGCCTCCCGGGAGGCTCCCGCGGCGCGTCGGAGCACTTCGGCTGGTTCGTCGAGCCGTACCTGCAACCCCGCTCGGCGGCCATCGTCGACGCCGTCGCACACGCCGCGCAGGGTCTGGGCCTGACCCCATCACAGGTCGCGATGCTGTGGGTGCGCGACGCGCCGCAGGTCGCCTCCGCCCTCATCGGTCCGCGCACCGTGGACCAGCTCGCGGAGCTGCTCGAGACCGACGGCAAGGAGCTCGTCGCGCCCATCGTCTCGGCGCTCGACGACATCTCCGGCGGGCCGAACGCCTACCGCTGA
- a CDS encoding ABC transporter permease: MSADTARAAEASDPVADARDGAVAIAGRTPWQIVRTRLVRDKVTMVAFGVAVLFVLLALTAPLMTRFGIINPYLNNSDLVGGLGSLPIGDFGGVSWEHPMGVEPGTGRDLLSRVLSGLTVSLVVSTSAVAISVVLGTIIGIVSGTAGGKVDWFFSRLIDFVLSFPQTLMLIALSTITIDLLQSALGVGRTPASMLFMIAVMGFFGWPYFARIIRGQVLSLKEREFVEAARSLGAGRGRIYFKELLPHLWAPILVYTTLVMPQNIATEAALGFLGVGIQAPTPSFGSILNDSVHYATSDPAYFIFPGLTLFLVVLAFNLLGDGLRDALDPKADRQ, from the coding sequence ATGTCAGCCGACACAGCGCGCGCCGCCGAGGCGTCCGATCCCGTTGCGGATGCCCGCGACGGAGCGGTGGCCATCGCAGGCCGTACGCCGTGGCAGATCGTGCGGACCAGGCTGGTCCGGGACAAGGTCACCATGGTGGCCTTCGGCGTGGCGGTGCTGTTCGTCCTGCTTGCGCTCACCGCACCCCTGATGACCCGCTTCGGGATCATCAACCCCTACCTGAACAACAGCGACCTGGTCGGCGGGCTCGGGTCGCTGCCGATCGGGGATTTCGGCGGCGTCTCGTGGGAGCACCCGATGGGCGTGGAGCCTGGCACCGGCCGCGACCTGCTCTCGCGGGTGCTGTCCGGGCTCACCGTCTCGCTCGTGGTCTCGACCTCCGCCGTCGCGATCTCCGTGGTGCTCGGCACGATCATCGGCATCGTCTCTGGCACGGCGGGCGGAAAGGTCGACTGGTTCTTCTCTCGGCTCATCGACTTCGTGCTGAGCTTCCCGCAGACCCTGATGCTCATCGCCCTGTCCACCATCACGATCGACCTCCTCCAGTCGGCCCTCGGCGTGGGGCGCACGCCTGCGTCGATGCTGTTCATGATCGCGGTGATGGGTTTCTTCGGGTGGCCCTACTTCGCCCGCATCATCCGCGGCCAGGTCCTCTCGCTCAAGGAGCGCGAGTTCGTCGAGGCGGCCCGCTCGTTGGGTGCCGGGCGCGGACGCATCTACTTCAAGGAACTGCTGCCGCACCTCTGGGCCCCGATCCTCGTGTACACGACGCTCGTGATGCCGCAGAACATCGCGACCGAGGCCGCGCTCGGGTTCCTGGGCGTCGGGATCCAGGCGCCGACGCCGTCGTTCGGGTCGATCCTCAACGACTCGGTGCATTACGCGACGTCCGACCCCGCGTACTTCATCTTCCCTGGCCTGACCCTGTTCCTGGTCGTCCTCGCGTTCAACCTCCTCGGCGACGGGCTGCGTGACGCGCTCGACCCCAAGGCGGATCGTCAGTGA
- a CDS encoding histidine phosphatase family protein, whose product MTRVVLIRHGRSTANADGVLAGRAAGIRLDEAGRDQATRLREALASAPVAAAYSSPIERCLETAQLAGFPDAMVVEGLTECDYGRWTGLRLDELRSEAVWDTIQADPGSVTFPDGESMRDMFDRVTGVVGDLAARHADDETIVVFSHGDPIKAVLAHAFGIGIDRFQRVHVNPAGVSVIEMRDDRTLVLCVNAGGDLSDLIGSRPGHVVGGGDVARAK is encoded by the coding sequence ATGACCAGGGTCGTGCTCATCCGCCACGGACGCTCCACCGCGAACGCGGACGGGGTGCTTGCGGGAAGGGCTGCCGGGATCCGCCTCGACGAGGCCGGGCGCGACCAGGCGACGCGACTCCGCGAGGCGCTGGCCTCCGCGCCGGTCGCGGCGGCCTACAGCTCGCCGATCGAGCGCTGCCTGGAGACCGCTCAGCTCGCGGGGTTCCCGGACGCGATGGTCGTCGAGGGGCTGACCGAATGCGACTACGGACGGTGGACCGGGCTCCGGCTCGACGAGTTGCGCTCCGAGGCCGTCTGGGACACGATCCAGGCCGATCCGGGGAGCGTCACCTTCCCCGACGGCGAGTCGATGCGCGACATGTTCGACCGGGTCACGGGCGTCGTCGGCGATCTGGCGGCGCGGCACGCCGACGACGAGACCATCGTGGTCTTCTCGCACGGCGACCCCATCAAGGCGGTGCTGGCGCACGCCTTCGGCATCGGCATTGACCGGTTCCAGCGTGTGCACGTCAACCCCGCCGGGGTGAGCGTCATCGAGATGCGCGATGACCGCACCCTGGTGCTGTGCGTCAACGCGGGCGGCGACCTGTCAGACCTGATCGGCTCACGTCCCGGGCACGTCGTCGGCGGCGGCGACGTGGCACGGGCCAAGTAG
- a CDS encoding ABC transporter permease has product MFYYILRRMISVVVMLFLITATTFMLFYASPIDPARYTCGKNCTPTILEGNRVALGYDQPVAVQYGKFVAGLVVGRDFPDNEALREANPEQVVHCAAPCLGYSPSQHRTINEMVGEAWPVSVSIAVGAFVLWILVGVGGGIIAALTKGRWPDRAIVGAALTGFSLPTFFVGLILLTFPAIKWGWVPIPDYVPFHESPIAWAQNLVLPWITLAFFYAASYVRLTRAYMIETLSEDYIRTAKAKGVRRSRVVFRHGLRATTTPLVTAAGLDLGGLLGGAIITESVFSMHGLGFLAVRSVTNMDLPTIVAMVMIVSAFVVIANMIVDVLYGFIDPRVKVA; this is encoded by the coding sequence GTGTTCTACTACATTCTCAGGCGGATGATCTCCGTCGTCGTGATGCTGTTTCTCATCACGGCAACCACCTTCATGCTGTTCTACGCATCGCCGATCGACCCGGCAAGATACACCTGCGGCAAGAACTGCACGCCCACCATCCTCGAGGGCAACCGCGTCGCCCTCGGCTACGACCAGCCGGTCGCCGTCCAGTACGGCAAGTTCGTCGCCGGCCTCGTCGTGGGCCGCGACTTCCCCGACAACGAGGCCCTCCGCGAGGCCAACCCCGAGCAGGTCGTGCACTGCGCCGCCCCCTGCCTCGGCTACTCGCCGAGCCAGCACCGCACCATCAACGAGATGGTCGGCGAGGCCTGGCCCGTGTCCGTCTCCATCGCCGTGGGCGCCTTCGTCCTGTGGATCCTCGTCGGCGTCGGCGGCGGCATCATCGCGGCGCTCACCAAGGGCCGATGGCCCGACCGCGCCATCGTCGGCGCGGCACTCACGGGCTTCTCGCTGCCCACCTTCTTCGTCGGCCTCATCCTGCTGACCTTCCCGGCCATCAAGTGGGGCTGGGTCCCCATCCCTGACTACGTGCCATTCCACGAGAGTCCGATCGCCTGGGCCCAGAACCTGGTCCTGCCCTGGATCACGCTCGCCTTCTTCTACGCCGCCAGCTATGTGCGCCTGACGAGGGCCTACATGATCGAGACCCTCAGCGAGGACTACATCCGCACGGCCAAGGCGAAGGGCGTGCGCAGGTCCCGCGTCGTGTTCCGCCACGGGCTGAGGGCCACGACGACGCCGCTGGTGACCGCGGCCGGCCTCGACCTCGGCGGCCTGCTCGGCGGCGCCATCATCACCGAGTCGGTGTTCTCGATGCACGGCCTCGGCTTCCTGGCCGTCCGCTCCGTCACCAACATGGACCTGCCGACCATCGTCGCGATGGTGATGATCGTCTCCGCCTTCGTCGTCATCGCCAACATGATCGTCGACGTCCTGTACGGCTTCATCGACCCGAGAGTGAAGGTTGCCTGA
- a CDS encoding DUF3224 domain-containing protein translates to MTVVATFEIEITPAEGLLPGTGRFDFTKRWSGDAEGVSTGLMMSAGAPVDGTAGYVALEVFDGVLAGRRGTVTFHQFGSMRGGVQDLRYEIVPGSGTGELAEVGGVLRLEIDDDGLHHVTFDLS, encoded by the coding sequence ATGACTGTCGTCGCAACATTCGAGATCGAGATCACCCCCGCCGAGGGACTGCTGCCCGGTACCGGGCGCTTCGACTTCACCAAGCGCTGGTCCGGCGACGCGGAGGGCGTCAGCACCGGGCTGATGATGTCGGCCGGCGCCCCGGTCGACGGCACCGCGGGCTACGTCGCCCTCGAGGTGTTCGACGGCGTGCTCGCCGGCCGCCGCGGCACAGTGACCTTCCACCAGTTCGGATCCATGCGGGGCGGGGTGCAGGACCTGCGCTACGAGATCGTGCCCGGTTCCGGTACCGGCGAGCTGGCCGAGGTCGGAGGAGTGCTCCGCCTGGAGATCGACGACGACGGCCTGCATCACGTGACGTTCGACCTCTCCTGA
- a CDS encoding ABC transporter ATP-binding protein, with translation MSLLAVHDLKKHFPTYQQKLIRREGDPVKAVDGLSFSLDSGETLGVVGESGCGKSTAGRTVLRLLEPTGGRIEFQGKDVTDVKGEELRHLRREMQMVFQDPFGSLNPRHPIGAIIAAPFQIQGIRPEGGVRRTVQELMERVGLNPEHYNRYPHEFSGGQRQRIGVARAIALKPKLIVCDEPVSALDVSIQAQVINLLEDLQEERDLAYVFIAHDLSVVRHISDRVMVMYLGKTMEIADRDALYERPMHPYTQALLSAVPVPEPRRDRERILLQGDLPSPQNPPSGCVFRTRCPMATERCAVEVPLPVEIEPGHVVACHFPTVRDVV, from the coding sequence ATGAGCCTGCTTGCAGTGCACGACCTGAAGAAGCACTTCCCGACCTATCAGCAGAAGCTGATCCGCAGGGAGGGCGATCCGGTCAAGGCCGTCGACGGACTGAGCTTCAGCCTCGACTCCGGCGAGACGCTCGGCGTCGTGGGGGAGTCCGGCTGCGGCAAGTCGACCGCCGGCCGCACGGTCCTGCGCCTCCTGGAGCCCACCGGCGGCCGGATCGAGTTCCAGGGCAAGGACGTCACCGACGTCAAGGGCGAGGAGTTGCGCCACCTTCGCCGCGAGATGCAGATGGTCTTCCAGGACCCGTTCGGCTCGCTGAACCCCCGCCACCCGATCGGCGCCATCATCGCCGCACCGTTCCAGATCCAGGGCATCAGACCAGAGGGCGGCGTCCGCCGCACAGTGCAGGAACTGATGGAGCGCGTCGGCCTCAACCCCGAACACTACAACCGCTACCCGCACGAGTTCTCCGGCGGCCAGCGCCAGCGCATCGGCGTCGCGCGGGCCATCGCACTGAAGCCCAAGCTCATTGTCTGCGACGAGCCGGTCTCCGCGCTCGACGTGTCTATCCAGGCGCAGGTCATCAACCTGCTGGAGGACCTGCAGGAGGAGCGCGACCTGGCCTACGTCTTCATCGCGCACGACCTGTCCGTGGTGCGCCACATCTCCGACCGGGTCATGGTGATGTACCTCGGCAAGACGATGGAGATCGCCGACCGCGACGCGCTGTACGAGCGGCCCATGCACCCCTACACACAGGCGCTGCTGTCCGCGGTTCCGGTGCCGGAGCCGCGCCGCGACCGGGAGCGGATCCTGCTCCAGGGTGACCTGCCCAGCCCCCAGAACCCGCCGTCGGGCTGCGTGTTCCGCACGCGGTGCCCCATGGCGACCGAGAGGTGCGCCGTAGAGGTCCCGCTGCCCGTCGAGATCGAGCCCGGCCACGTGGTGGCCTGTCACTTCCCGACGGTGCGTGACGTCGTGTAG
- a CDS encoding undecaprenyl-diphosphate phosphatase: MDWLQAIVLGLVQGLTEFLPVSSSAHVSIVGQLFFGGDDPGAAFTAVTQLGTETAVLVYFRRDIARIITQWIGSLRGSVDRKDPDARMGWLVIIGSVPIVLLGVIFEDAIDATLRNLWITVAMLAGVAIILAIADRFGANNTRTMKELTWPHGILFGLFQACALIPGVSRSGATISGGLFLGYSREAAARYAFLLAVPAVFGSGLYKLKDIPGDPHVSWGPTIVATLIAFFVGYAVIAWLLRYISTHNFTIFVVYRLAVAAVVAGLIWSGVLVA; this comes from the coding sequence ATGGACTGGTTGCAGGCCATCGTGCTCGGCCTCGTGCAGGGTCTCACCGAGTTCCTGCCCGTCAGCTCAAGCGCCCACGTCTCGATCGTCGGCCAGCTGTTCTTCGGCGGCGACGACCCGGGCGCGGCCTTCACGGCCGTGACCCAGCTGGGCACCGAGACCGCAGTGCTGGTCTACTTCCGGCGGGACATCGCCCGCATCATCACGCAGTGGATCGGCAGCCTCCGAGGCAGCGTCGACCGGAAGGACCCCGACGCCCGGATGGGCTGGCTGGTGATCATCGGCTCCGTCCCGATCGTGCTGCTCGGTGTGATCTTCGAGGACGCCATCGACGCGACGCTGCGCAACCTGTGGATCACCGTGGCGATGCTGGCCGGCGTGGCGATCATCCTTGCCATCGCCGACCGCTTCGGCGCGAACAACACGCGCACCATGAAGGAGCTCACCTGGCCGCACGGCATCCTGTTCGGCCTGTTCCAGGCGTGCGCCCTGATCCCCGGCGTGTCCCGCTCGGGCGCGACGATCTCCGGTGGCCTCTTCCTCGGCTACTCCCGCGAGGCCGCGGCCCGCTACGCGTTCCTGCTCGCCGTCCCCGCCGTGTTCGGGTCCGGCCTGTACAAGTTGAAGGACATCCCCGGCGACCCGCACGTGTCGTGGGGTCCGACGATCGTCGCGACGCTGATCGCGTTCTTCGTCGGCTACGCCGTCATCGCCTGGCTGCTGCGCTACATCTCGACGCACAACTTCACGATCTTCGTCGTCTACCGCCTCGCGGTCGCCGCGGTCGTCGCGGGCCTCATCTGGTCCGGCGTGCTCGTCGCCTGA